Proteins from a single region of Oncorhynchus keta strain PuntledgeMale-10-30-2019 chromosome 20, Oket_V2, whole genome shotgun sequence:
- the LOC118399058 gene encoding mucin-5AC-like codes for MTLGTTVPTTTAANSSTLATSMPIPTAAPTTTTLAPTTSTTSAPTTLFTTAGPTTILPPSTTTTTSTTATVAPTMSISIAGPTTNLTPTTTSTEAPTDITTVAPMHPTIATSTVESPTTTTTDASTTTTASPTTILTPKTITTEAPTEITTVALMTPTIAASTSTTVAPTTTTAASPITTTVDASINTTAAPTTSITTAGPTNILTPTTSTTEAPSDVTTVAPLNPTMAASSSTTVAPTITTTAEAPTTTTAAASTFTTAFPTATTTEAPSTTPVAPMTLGTTVPTTTAANSSTLAPSTPIPTAAPTTTTRAPMTSTTSAPTTLFTTARPTTILPPSTTTTTTVAPTMSISAAGPTANLTPTTTSTEAPTDITTVAPMHPTIATSTVASPTTTTADASTTTTASPTTILTPKTITTEAPTEITTVALMTPTIAASTSTTVAPTITTIAEGPTTTTVAASTFTTASPTATTTEAPSTTTVAPITLGTSVSTTTAANSSTLAPSMPIPTAAPTTTTLAPTTSTTSAPTTSFTTAGPTTILPPSTTTTVSPMTTTTTSTTTTVAPAMSISTAGPTTNLTPTTTTTEAPTDLITVAPMPPTIATSTTTADASTTTGAAPTTSIATAGPTTILTPKTITTAALMTPTIVASTSTTVAPTTTTAAAPITTIVAASTNKTAAPTTSITTAGPTNILPPSTTTTVSPTTTSTTVAPTMSISTAGPTTIFPPTTTTTEANKEITTVAPTTPITTAGPKTILTTTATATSTTTTNAGPSTTTTAAPTSTTTIALPTSTTTMASFTSTSTASVASTRFGTVVVFVRLEFQLNTAVPSKDVVLGAVDKKLSTQFRTFKIQRNTQATLQNATYIKLSDTSFAVDLGFKITNVSMEERLLQSARVTFTDDTYSQIQDSINSLLHDILSEPNGKQFDFPKAKFSVVGNQIRANVTYVYKEKDVNLPSAFLGDVLKVSGLLTTTVAPTTTTSTSPPTTPLLSTPFSISDRGFPGWALAIIIPCGIAIILVPLWILLCCMLCGGCAALRRRWQQHRAYNVQYTTRNGIF; via the exons ATGACTTTAGGAACAACAGTcccaacaacaactgcagctAATTCCTCAACTTTAGCTACTTCAATGCCAATcccaactgcagctcctacaacaacaACTCTTGCTCCTACGACCTCGACAACTTCAGCACCAACTACTTTATTCAcaactgcag gtcctactaccaTTTTACCTCCttcgacaaccacaacaacatccACTACAGCAACTGTAGCTCCTACAATGTCAATCTCAATTGCAGGTCCTACTACCAATTTAACTCCAACGACAACCTCAACTGAAGCTCCAACAGACATCACAACTGTAGCTCCTATGCACCCCACAATTGCAACTTCAACTGTTGAATcacctacaacaacaactacagatGCTTCCACAACCACAACTGCAAGTCCTACTACCATTTTGACTCCTAAGACAATCACAACTGAAGCTCCTACAGAAATCACAACTGTAGCTCTTATGACCCCCACAATTGCAGCTTCTACTTCAACAACTGTTGCTCCCACGACCACAACTGCAGCATCTCCTATAACAACAACTGTAGATGCTTCCATAAACACAACAGCAGCACCTACTACGTCAATCACAACTGCAGGTCCTACTAACATTTTAACTCCAACGACAAGCACAACTGAGGCTCCTTCAGATGTCACTACTGTTGCTCCTTTGAACCCCACAATGGCAGCTTCTTCTTCAACAACTGTTGCTCCCACGATCACTACAACTGCAGAAGCTCCtacaacaacaactgcagctgctTCTACATTTACTACTGCATTCCCTACTGCAACCACAACAGAAGCTCCTTCTACAACACCTGTAGCACCAATGACTTTAGGAACAACAGTCCCAACGACAACTGCAGCTAATTCCTCAACTTTAGCTCCTTCAACGCCAATcccaactgcagctcctacaacaacaACTCGTGCTCCTATGACCTCTACAACTTCAGCACCAACTACTTTATTCACAACTGCACGTCCTACTACCATTTTACCTCCttcaacaaccacaacaacaactgtagctcctacaATGTCAATCTCAGCTGCAGGTCCTACTGCCAATTTAACTCCAACGACAACCTCAACTGAAGCTCCAACAGACATCACAACTGTAGCTCCTATGCACCCCACAATTGCAACTTCAACTGTAGCATCACCTACAACAACAACTGCAGATGCTTCCACAACCACAACTGCAAGTCCTACTACCATTTTGACTCCTAAGACAATCACAACTGAAGCTCCTACAGAAATCACAACTGTAGCTCTTATGACCCCCACAATTGCAGCTTCTACTTCAACAACTGTTGCTCCCACGATCACTACAATTGCAGAAGGTCCTACAACAACAACTGTCGCTGCTTCTACATTTACTACTGCATCCCCTACTGCAACCACAACAGAAGCTCcttctacaacaactgtagcACCAATAACTTTAGGAACATCAGTCTCAACGACAACTGCAGCTAATTCCTCAACTTTAGCTCCTTCAATGCCAATcccaactgcagctcctacaacaacaACTCTTGCTCCTACTACCTCTACAACTTCAGCACCCACTACGTCATTCACAACAGCAGGTCCTACTACCATTTTGCCTCCTTCGACAACCACAACTGTATCACCtatgacaaccacaacaacatccactacaacaactgtagctcctgcAATGTCAATCTcaactgcaggtcctactaccaATTTAACTCCAACGACAACCACAACTGAAGCTCCGACAGACCTCATAACTGTAGCTCCTATGCCCCCCACAATTGCAACTTCAACAACAACTGCAGATGCTTCCACAACCACAGGTGCAGCACCTACTACATCAATCGcaactgcaggtcctactaccaTTTTGACTCCTAAGACCATCACAACTGCAGCTCTTATGACCCCCACAATTGTAGCTTCTACTTCAACAACTGTTGCTCCCACGACCACAACTGCAGCAGCTCCTATAACAACAATTGTAGCTGCTTCCACAAACAAAACAGCAGCACCTACTACGTCAATCACAACTGCAGGTCCTACTAACATTTTACCTCCTTCGACAACCACAACTGTATCACCTACGACAACctcaacaactgtagctcctacaATGTCAATCTcaactgcaggtcctactaccaTTTTccctcctacgacaaccacaaccgAAGCTAATAAAGAAATCACAACTGTAGCTCCTACAACACCAATCACAACTGCAGGTCCTAAAACCATATTAACGACAACCGCCACTGCAACTTCTACTACAACTACAAATGCAGGTCCTTCaaccaccacaactgcagctcctacaagtACAACCACAATTGCACTTCCTACCTCGACAACCACAATGGCATCATTTACCTCAACTTCTACGGCTTCAGTGGCATCAACTAG ATTTGGCACAGTGGTGGTTTTTGTAAGACTAGAGTTCCAGCTCAACACAGCAGTCCCCAGTAAGGATGTCGTCCTTGGTGCCGTCGACAAGAAACTGTCTACACAATTCAGGACCTTCAAAATTCAAAGAAACACTCAAGCCACCCTCCAGAATGCAACTTATATCA AACTTTCAGATACTTCATTTGCTGTTGATCTTGGTTTCAAAATAACCAATGTATCCATGGAGGAGAGACTGCTTCAAAGTGCTAGAGTCACTTTCACCGATGATACCTACAGCCAGATACAGGATTCAATTAACAGCCTA CTGCATGATATTCTCAGTGAACCAAACGGCAAACAATTTGACTTTCCCAAAGCCAAATTTAG TGTTGTTGGCAATCAAATCAGGGCAAACGTGACGTATGTATACAAAGAGAAAGACGTCAACCTCCCTAGTGCCTTTCTAGGGGATGTTTTAAAAGTCTCAG GTCTCCTAACAACCACTGTTGCACCAACAACAACTACCAGCACCTCACCACCTACTACCCCTTTGCTGTCCACTCCTTTCAGTATAAGTGACAGAGGTTTTCCTGGCTGGGCTCTGGCCATTATCATCCCCTGTGGCATCGCTATCATTCTGGTACCCCTGTGGATCCTGCTATGT TGCATGCTATGTGGCGGCTGTGCAGCTTTAAGGAGACgctggcaacaacacagagcttACAACGTACAGTACACCACAAGAAACGGCATCTTCTGA
- the LOC127909812 gene encoding mucin-5AC-like has product MSISTAGPTTNLTPMTTTTEAPTDIITVAPMPPTIATSTVESPTTTTTDASTTTTASPTTILTPKTITTEAPTEITTVALMTPTIAASTSTTVAPTTTTAAAPITTTVDASINTTAAPTTSITTAYPTNILTPTTSTTEAPSNVTTVAPLNPTIAAASSTTVAPTIMTTAEAPTTTTAAASTFTTASPTATTTEAPFTTTVAPMTLGTTVPTTTAANSSTLATSMPIPTAAPTTTTLAPTTSTTSAPTTLFTTAGPTTILPPSTTTTTSTTATVAPTMSISIAGPTTNLTPTTTSTEAPTDITTVAPMHPTIATSTVESPTTTTTDASTTTSPTTILTAKTITTEAPTEITTVALIFYFNNCCSHDHNCSSSYNNNCRCFHNRNYFNANPNCSSYNNNSCSYDLDNFSTNYFIHNCRSYYHFTSFDNHNNIHYSNCSSYNVNLNCSITYNNNYRCFHNHKCSTYYINPNCSFYFNNCCSHDHNCSSSYNNNCRCFHNRKCSTYYINPNCSFYFNNCCSHDHNCSSSYNNNCRCFHNRKCSTYYINPNCRSDYHFDS; this is encoded by the exons ATGTCAATCTcaactgcaggtcctactaccaATTTAACTCCAATGACAACCACGACTGAAGCTCCTACAGACATCATAACTGTAGCTCCTATGCCCCCCACGATTGCAACTTCAACTGTTGAATcacctacaacaacaactacagatGCTTCCACAACCACAACTGCAA gtcctactaccaTTTTGACTCCTAAGACAATCACAACTGAAGCTCCTACAGAAATCACAACTGTAGCTCTTATGACCCCCACAATTGCAGCTTCTACTTCAACAACTGTTGCTCCCACGACCACAACTGCAGCAGCTCCTATAACAACAACTGTAGATGCTTCCATAAACACAACAGCAGCACCTACTACGTCAATCACAACTGCATATCCTACTAACATTTTAACTCCAACGACAAGCACAACTGAGGCTCCTTCAAATGTCACTACTGTTGCTCCTTTGAACCCCACAATTGCAGCTGCTTCttcaacaactgtagctcccacgatCATGACAACTGCAGAAGCTCCtacaacaacaactgcagctgctTCTACATTTACTACTGCATCCCCTACTGCAACCACAACAGAAGCTCCTTTTACAACAACTGTAGCACCAATGACTTTAGGAACAACAGTcccaacaacaactgcagctAATTCCTCAACTTTAGCTACTTCAATGCCAATcccaactgcagctcctacaacaacaACTCTTGCTCCTACGACCTCGACAACTTCAGCACCAACTACTTTATTCAcaactgcaggtcctactaccaTTTTACCTCCttcgacaaccacaacaacatccACTACAGCAACTGTAGCTCCTACAATGTCAATCTCAATTGCAGGTCCTACTACCAATTTAACTCCAACGACAACCTCAACTGAAGCTCCAACAGACATCACAACTGTAGCTCCTATGCACCCCACAATTGCAACTTCAACTGTTGAATcacctacaacaacaactacagatGCTTCCACAACCACAAGTCCTACTACCATTTTGACTGCTAAGACGATCACAACTGAAGCTCCTACAGAAATCACAACTGTAGCTCTCAT CTTCTACTTCAACAACTGTTGCTCCCACGACCACAACTGCAGCAGCTCCTATAACAACAACTGTAGATGTTTCCACAACCGCAA CTACTTCAATGCCAATcccaactgcagctcctacaacaacaACTCTTGCTCCTACGACCTCGACAACTTCAGCACCAACTACTTTATTCAcaactgcaggtcctactaccaTTTTACCTCCttcgacaaccacaacaacatccACTACAGCAACTGTAGCTCCTACAATGTCAATCTCAATTGCAG CATcacctacaacaacaactacagatGTTTCCACAACCACAAGTGCAGCACCTACTACATCAATCCCAACTGCAG CTTCTACTTCAACAACTGTTGCTCCCACGACCACAACTGCAGCAGCTCCTATAACAACAACTGTAGATGTTTCCACAACCGCAAGTGCAGCACCTACTACATCAATCCCAACTGCAG CTTCTACTTCAACAACTGTTGCTCCCACGACCACAACTGCAGCAGCTCCTATAACAACAACTGTAGATGTTTCCACAACCGCAAGTGCAGCACCTACTACATCAATCCCAACTGCAGGTCCGACTACCATTTTGACTCCTAA